In one Desulfallas thermosapovorans DSM 6562 genomic region, the following are encoded:
- the pnpS gene encoding two-component system histidine kinase PnpS, whose translation MVKRFIQGISWRPVASYFFMLLLFGTMLKLYAVEKINIAVAVVVFLIFSAGLAWLLYHRVIKPLNEITLAAQEIARGNFDRQINISSPDEIGDLARSINNMAARLRSTIDEITEEKNRVQTILNSMGDCVMAVDGEGYIIMVNPVVETLFGMSQAECMGINILEVVRNYDLDHLLKRVQACQKPLTREIKILTPELRIFYLHVAPLHGSGQGGGAVVIMRDITERRNMEQMRSEFVANVSHELRTPLTSIRGFVETLLESGTDDPEMNKHFLEIIADETRRLSNLVEELLNLSKIEERRVVHRWRQVTIGELMDRALAVCGERAEAKQIAVKANIPARLPPFYGDPDMLAQVLINLMDNAIKYTPAGGSVTVSTSLYGDELRLDVVDTGAGIAAESLPRIFERFYRVEKARSREWGGTGLGLAIVKHIIKGHGGRIEVKSAVGKGTTFSVFLPMDSPENS comes from the coding sequence ATGGTAAAACGCTTTATCCAGGGGATTAGCTGGCGACCGGTGGCCAGTTATTTTTTTATGCTGTTGCTCTTCGGGACCATGCTCAAGCTTTATGCTGTGGAAAAGATCAATATTGCTGTTGCCGTGGTTGTATTCCTAATCTTTTCTGCGGGACTGGCCTGGCTGCTTTACCACCGGGTAATCAAGCCCCTCAACGAAATAACACTGGCGGCCCAGGAAATTGCCCGGGGTAATTTTGACCGGCAAATTAATATTTCCTCCCCGGATGAAATAGGGGATCTGGCCAGAAGCATTAATAATATGGCTGCCCGGCTGAGATCTACCATCGATGAAATCACCGAAGAAAAGAACCGGGTCCAGACCATATTAAACAGCATGGGCGACTGTGTGATGGCGGTGGATGGGGAGGGATACATCATTATGGTTAACCCGGTGGTGGAAACACTTTTTGGAATGAGCCAGGCGGAGTGTATGGGTATTAATATTTTAGAAGTAGTTCGCAATTATGATTTGGATCATTTATTGAAAAGAGTGCAGGCTTGTCAAAAGCCCCTGACCAGGGAAATTAAAATCCTTACCCCCGAGCTGCGCATTTTTTATCTGCATGTCGCGCCCCTGCACGGCAGCGGTCAGGGCGGCGGTGCGGTGGTGATAATGCGGGACATTACCGAGCGCAGGAATATGGAACAAATGCGCAGCGAGTTTGTAGCCAATGTATCCCATGAACTGAGAACACCCCTTACCTCTATCCGCGGCTTTGTTGAAACGTTACTGGAAAGCGGCACCGACGACCCCGAGATGAATAAACATTTTTTAGAGATTATTGCCGATGAAACCCGGCGGTTATCCAATCTGGTGGAAGAGCTGCTGAACCTGTCCAAAATTGAAGAGCGCCGGGTGGTGCATCGCTGGCGCCAGGTTACCATCGGCGAATTGATGGACCGGGCGCTGGCGGTATGCGGTGAACGGGCCGAAGCGAAGCAAATTGCCGTTAAAGCGAATATTCCTGCCCGGCTGCCCCCTTTTTACGGTGACCCCGATATGTTGGCCCAGGTGCTGATCAATTTGATGGATAATGCCATCAAATATACCCCGGCGGGCGGCAGTGTCACGGTGAGTACATCATTATACGGTGATGAGCTTAGATTGGATGTGGTGGACACCGGAGCCGGTATAGCGGCGGAAAGCCTGCCCCGTATATTTGAACGGTTTTACCGGGTGGAAAAGGCCCGCTCCCGGGAATGGGGCGGTACCGGTTTGGGGCTGGCTATTGTAAAACACATTATAAAAGGACACGGGGGGCGTATAGAGGTGAAAAGCGCCGTT
- a CDS encoding response regulator transcription factor, translated as MPRILVVDDEKNIVELIKFNLEREGFQVIAAYDGLEAVKEAQSKMPDLIILDVMLPRMDGLEVCRKLNHNSATRNIPIIMLSAKGDELDKILGLEIGADDYVTKPFSPRELVARVKARLRRVQSGPANNSREARGARMVRGRLIIDQERFEVLVDGERQDLTPKEFELLRFIASEPGKVFSRDHLLEKIWGYDFAGDSRTVDVHIRHLRQKLEKYNGMDQYIETVRGVGYRFREVPGEW; from the coding sequence TTGCCCAGAATTCTGGTTGTGGATGATGAAAAAAACATTGTGGAATTGATCAAGTTTAACCTGGAGCGGGAGGGCTTTCAGGTAATTGCAGCCTATGACGGTTTGGAGGCGGTCAAGGAAGCGCAGTCTAAAATGCCGGACCTCATCATACTGGACGTCATGCTGCCCCGGATGGACGGGTTGGAGGTATGCCGCAAGCTCAATCATAATTCGGCTACCAGAAACATACCCATTATCATGCTCAGCGCCAAGGGGGATGAACTGGATAAAATACTGGGGCTGGAAATCGGTGCTGATGATTATGTGACCAAGCCATTTTCTCCCCGGGAACTGGTGGCTCGGGTCAAGGCCAGGCTGCGCCGGGTGCAATCCGGTCCCGCAAATAACAGCCGTGAAGCCCGGGGAGCAAGGATGGTGCGGGGCCGTTTAATTATTGACCAGGAACGCTTTGAGGTGCTGGTGGACGGCGAACGCCAGGATCTCACCCCCAAAGAGTTTGAACTGCTGCGCTTTATTGCCAGTGAGCCGGGCAAAGTCTTCTCTCGTGATCACCTGCTGGAAAAAATTTGGGGTTATGACTTTGCCGGTGATTCCCGCACCGTGGATGTGCATATTAGACATTTGAGGCAAAAGTTAGAGAAATACAATGGTATGGATCAATATATTGAGACAGTGCGTGGAGTGGGTTACCGGTTCAGGGAGGTGCCCGGTGAATGGTAA
- the pgeF gene encoding peptidoglycan editing factor PgeF, which produces MQVKGKKLMDDGFQLHRCGDLAYLTVPSFTATGLVAHAFTTRQGGISRKPYHSLNLGLHVGDEPRHVVANRERICKTLGAGIDCLVAGQQVHGNRVVTVTAVHGGRGATSLHDALPGVDALVTGEPGILLSSYYADCVPLFFLDPVRRVVALAHAGWKGTVLGIGVQTVRHMVEEYGCRVDNILAAVGPAIGPCCYEVDATVMEAVEKCWPGGPVPARPGEPGRWWLDLPAVNRRLLLGEGVLEGNITMADCCTACRDDLFFSYRKQNSCTGRMASLIMLTRG; this is translated from the coding sequence ATGCAGGTGAAAGGAAAAAAATTGATGGACGATGGTTTTCAATTACACCGGTGCGGAGATCTGGCTTATTTAACCGTGCCGTCATTTACAGCCACCGGGTTGGTGGCACATGCCTTTACCACCAGGCAGGGTGGTATAAGCAGAAAGCCTTACCACTCTTTGAACCTGGGACTGCATGTGGGTGATGAGCCCCGCCATGTGGTGGCTAACCGGGAGCGAATCTGTAAAACGTTGGGCGCCGGTATTGATTGTTTGGTGGCGGGACAGCAGGTGCATGGTAACCGGGTGGTTACCGTCACTGCCGTCCATGGCGGCAGGGGAGCCACTTCCCTGCATGACGCTCTACCCGGCGTGGATGCCCTGGTGACCGGGGAACCTGGAATACTGCTTTCCAGTTACTACGCCGATTGTGTACCGCTGTTTTTTTTGGACCCGGTGCGCCGGGTAGTTGCCCTGGCTCACGCTGGTTGGAAGGGTACGGTGCTTGGTATAGGAGTCCAAACAGTGCGACATATGGTGGAGGAATATGGCTGCCGGGTGGACAATATTTTAGCTGCGGTGGGACCGGCCATCGGACCCTGTTGTTATGAAGTGGACGCTACCGTGATGGAGGCGGTGGAAAAGTGTTGGCCCGGCGGACCGGTACCAGCCCGCCCTGGTGAGCCGGGGCGCTGGTGGTTGGATTTGCCCGCAGTGAACCGGCGCCTGCTGCTGGGTGAAGGAGTGCTTGAGGGAAATATTACCATGGCGGACTGCTGCACAGCCTGCCGGGATGATTTGTTTTTTTCATACCGAAAACAAAACAGTTGTACCGGCCGAATGGCTTCGTTAATTATGCTGACCAGGGGATGA
- a CDS encoding MBL fold metallo-hydrolase RNA specificity domain-containing protein has protein sequence MRITFYGAARTVTGSCHVVEAADKKIMIDCGLFQGHRLSRERNYLPFAMIPQTVDYLLITHAHIDHSGLVPKLFRHGFRGRALATGATVDLLEVLLPDSGHIQEMEVERLNRKAMRAGKKLIEPIYTAEDAFACVKKIERAKYNQVISLDDNITVRFADAGHILGSSILELWVREGPKQTKLVFSGDLGATGKPFVKDPSIIDEADYLVMECTYGDRLHRDKGDRVEKLRAVIQETYEKGGNLIIPAFAVERTQDLLYDINKLLLSGQLPPVQVYIDSPMAVAATEVFKRNYEHFDQETSRLISTGENPLTMSVLHLSRTVEESRAINEIKSGAIILSASGMCDAGRIKHHLKHNLWRPECTVLFVGYQAPGTKGQRLLSGVPSIRIHGEEVAVRADIRSIDGYSSHADQRELLDWVNAYKQKPARVFLVHGDPEALATMEKLTPEKTGVAAYAPAWQETIELTPGVVFSTEELHKAYQAVAAKMDDFMQSTPNQSDLKRVLEQFKQLEALLEKMNKAG, from the coding sequence ATGCGTATAACTTTTTATGGCGCGGCCCGGACAGTAACCGGCTCGTGCCATGTTGTGGAAGCGGCGGACAAAAAAATAATGATCGATTGCGGCCTGTTTCAAGGACACCGGCTGTCCCGCGAGCGAAACTATCTGCCCTTTGCCATGATACCCCAAACAGTGGATTATTTGCTCATCACCCACGCGCACATTGACCATAGCGGCCTAGTGCCCAAGTTATTTAGGCACGGTTTTCGAGGACGGGCGCTGGCCACCGGGGCCACCGTAGATTTGCTGGAGGTTTTGCTGCCTGATAGCGGGCATATACAGGAAATGGAGGTTGAGCGCCTTAACCGCAAAGCCATGCGGGCGGGCAAAAAACTAATTGAACCCATATACACCGCCGAAGATGCCTTTGCTTGTGTAAAGAAAATAGAACGGGCAAAATACAACCAGGTTATCAGCTTGGATGATAATATTACCGTACGATTCGCGGACGCCGGTCATATCCTGGGGTCATCTATACTGGAACTATGGGTGCGCGAAGGTCCGAAACAGACCAAACTGGTATTCAGCGGAGATCTGGGGGCTACCGGCAAACCCTTTGTCAAGGACCCTTCGATCATTGATGAGGCGGATTACCTGGTAATGGAGTGCACCTATGGTGACAGGCTCCACCGTGATAAGGGTGACCGGGTGGAAAAACTGCGCGCAGTAATTCAGGAGACCTATGAAAAGGGCGGCAACCTGATTATACCGGCCTTTGCGGTGGAACGTACCCAGGACTTATTGTATGATATAAATAAACTGTTGTTGAGCGGCCAACTGCCGCCCGTGCAGGTATATATAGACAGCCCCATGGCGGTGGCCGCCACTGAGGTCTTTAAACGGAATTATGAACACTTTGACCAGGAAACCAGCCGGTTAATATCAACGGGTGAAAACCCCTTGACCATGTCGGTACTGCACTTGTCCCGTACCGTGGAGGAATCCCGGGCCATCAACGAAATCAAGAGCGGTGCCATTATACTGTCAGCCAGCGGCATGTGCGATGCCGGCCGAATTAAGCACCACTTAAAACACAACCTTTGGCGGCCCGAGTGTACAGTGCTGTTTGTGGGCTACCAGGCCCCGGGCACCAAAGGGCAGCGGCTATTAAGCGGGGTACCTTCCATTCGTATTCACGGTGAAGAGGTGGCGGTGCGGGCGGACATCAGATCCATTGACGGTTATTCCTCCCACGCCGACCAGCGGGAGTTGCTGGACTGGGTAAATGCATACAAACAAAAGCCCGCCCGGGTTTTCCTGGTTCACGGTGATCCGGAGGCGCTGGCGACCATGGAAAAGTTAACACCGGAAAAAACCGGTGTAGCCGCGTATGCCCCGGCCTGGCAGGAAACCATAGAGTTAACGCCCGGAGTTGTCTTCAGCACCGAGGAACTGCATAAGGCCTACCAGGCCGTGGCGGCAAAAATGGATGATTTTATGCAGTCTACTCCCAACCAGAGCGATTTAAAACGGGTGCTGGAGCAGTTTAAACAGTTGGAAGCTCTGCTGGAGAAGATGAACAAAGCCGGTTAG
- a CDS encoding FmdB family zinc ribbon protein, with amino-acid sequence MPIYEFRCHKCGHRFEKLCSMGESGANIQCPACSAPAPQRVMSGFCKKGSGDPVTGGGGGGGCSTCSSSNCSSCGH; translated from the coding sequence ATGCCAATTTACGAATTCCGTTGCCATAAATGCGGACACCGTTTTGAGAAGTTATGTTCTATGGGCGAAAGCGGCGCCAACATACAGTGTCCCGCCTGCTCGGCCCCGGCCCCCCAAAGGGTTATGTCAGGCTTCTGCAAGAAAGGATCCGGCGATCCGGTAACCGGCGGAGGCGGTGGCGGTGGATGCAGCACCTGCAGTTCCTCCAATTGCAGTTCCTGCGGGCACTAA
- a CDS encoding BsuPI-related putative proteinase inhibitor — translation MTYTVQPGDTLASIAYLHGTTVERLVELNNIPDPDYLPVGRRIEIPAGDNLFRQQVDTGVTIRTPSASRIVSGLRYTISTDRVRYQRGDRVRITFTKCNVSGRVIRLRYNTGQRFDFVALRGGREVWRWSDDQFFTQAAGTEVLRPGECRTYRATWDLRNRQGNFVALDTYTIRAFNVARTLSGQFVQTNIQVVRAGGQPVPPQQPCPRTNMLLDPGIERWLDRNTPVIWSGNNVVRTTSAHSGNYAAELGRDPDRQAVLSQSVNAEPNRIYQITFWAMENVRPGRTANFVLEAEIFIYDSAGRLIGRVDPAYNPGSLPNNTYQQFTFTSGVLPARTDRAELRFVFRPRTGNDNTVVIDDVTMTCVR, via the coding sequence ATGACTTATACCGTACAACCCGGTGATACGCTGGCATCCATTGCCTATTTGCACGGCACCACCGTGGAAAGGTTGGTTGAGCTTAATAACATACCCGATCCCGATTATCTCCCGGTGGGGCGGAGAATTGAAATCCCCGCTGGCGACAATCTTTTTCGCCAGCAGGTTGATACGGGGGTAACAATAAGGACCCCGTCTGCCAGTAGAATTGTAAGCGGCCTGCGCTATACCATCAGCACTGATCGTGTCCGCTACCAGCGCGGGGACCGGGTGCGTATAACCTTTACCAAGTGCAATGTTTCCGGCCGGGTCATCAGGCTGCGTTATAATACGGGCCAGCGCTTTGATTTCGTAGCCCTGCGCGGTGGCCGGGAGGTTTGGCGCTGGTCGGACGACCAGTTTTTCACCCAGGCCGCCGGTACGGAGGTGCTGCGGCCCGGGGAGTGCCGTACTTACAGGGCCACCTGGGATTTGCGCAACAGGCAGGGTAATTTTGTGGCCCTGGATACCTATACTATCAGGGCTTTCAACGTAGCTCGCACCTTAAGCGGCCAGTTCGTCCAAACCAATATCCAGGTGGTGCGCGCAGGGGGGCAACCGGTACCGCCCCAGCAACCATGTCCAAGGACAAACATGCTGTTGGACCCCGGTATCGAAAGGTGGCTGGACAGAAATACCCCGGTTATCTGGTCGGGTAACAATGTGGTACGTACCACATCTGCCCATTCCGGCAATTATGCCGCAGAGCTGGGCAGGGACCCAGACCGCCAGGCGGTGCTGTCCCAGAGTGTGAATGCCGAACCCAACCGTATTTACCAGATAACCTTCTGGGCTATGGAGAATGTGCGACCCGGGCGGACAGCCAATTTCGTACTGGAAGCGGAAATATTTATATATGACAGTGCCGGCCGGTTGATCGGCCGGGTGGATCCCGCCTACAACCCCGGCAGCTTGCCCAATAACACTTACCAGCAATTCACTTTTACTTCCGGGGTGCTGCCGGCACGTACTGACCGTGCGGAACTGCGCTTTGTATTCCGGCCCCGTACCGGTAACGACAACACGGTGGTAATTGATGATGTGACAATGACCTGTGTGCGTTAA
- the nrdG gene encoding anaerobic ribonucleoside-triphosphate reductase activating protein → MHTIRISGIIKESVVDGPGFRLVIFTQGCPRHCPGCHNPDLIPARGGREMTPDEVLQLIRQNITPLTGGITFSGGDPLMQARALAEILQLLRKEYPLLSIWVYTGYVFEEIKDWPVLRYIDVLVDGPYEESKRDISLAFRGSSNQRLIDVPASLNGEVQCLAVP, encoded by the coding sequence TTGCATACAATCAGGATATCCGGTATTATCAAAGAAAGTGTGGTGGACGGGCCTGGTTTTCGCCTGGTGATATTCACCCAGGGCTGCCCCCGGCATTGCCCGGGATGCCATAATCCCGATTTGATACCGGCCAGGGGCGGGCGGGAAATGACTCCGGACGAAGTATTGCAGTTGATCAGGCAAAATATTACGCCGCTGACCGGGGGCATCACCTTCAGCGGCGGCGACCCCCTGATGCAAGCCCGGGCGCTGGCCGAAATACTGCAACTGCTGCGCAAAGAATACCCACTGCTCAGTATCTGGGTATATACCGGATATGTTTTTGAGGAAATAAAAGACTGGCCGGTGCTGCGGTATATTGATGTTCTGGTGGACGGTCCTTATGAGGAAAGCAAGCGGGACATATCTTTAGCCTTCAGGGGTTCATCAAACCAGCGGCTCATTGATGTACCGGCGTCCCTGAACGGTGAAGTGCAATGCCTGGCCGTACCATAA
- the nrdD gene encoding anaerobic ribonucleoside-triphosphate reductase — translation MFKVIRKRDGREVPFDDAKITDAIFKAARAVGGEDRQTAMELTIDVLKMLKKKYNGTTFGVEDVQDVVEKVLIEAGHARTAKAYILYRDKRTRIRDAKSDLMDVVEEILEETSKENANISNSPSAKMLQIASAASKKYYLTRLIPEEFSQAHQRGDIHIHDLDFYGKTLTCVQIPLGRLLAEGFDNGHGYIRPPKRPNSATALAAIILQSSQNDMHGGQSFAFFDRDIAPYVENASDDETYQAMEALVYNLNSMHSRAGAQVPFSSINVGTETSEAARKVTRNLILAYEAGLGRGENPIFPNIIFRVQEGVNFNPGDPNYDLFKLALRVAAKRLNPTFSFMDSSFNKEWGDQVSYMGCRTRVMANRRGPAVTDGRGNLSFTTINLPRVAIQAERDMDKFFRDLDRLVNLAIRQLYHRFEVQAKLKVKDMPFVMGQGLYLNSQGLKDCDPIRDAIVNGTLSVGFIGLAETLTALTGRHHGEDKESQKLGEQIVAHLRRRIDEACEEYDLNFTLLATPAEGLSGRFIAMDRKDYGIIPGVTNKEYYTNSFHIPVSFPISSFDKISLEGVYHKYCNAGHISYVEMASPPVHNPEAMETIIRHMKESDMGYAAVNFPVDFCTGCNTIGVINEDACPRCGSTAIRRVRRITGYLSTVDRFNDSKVAELRDRIVHNF, via the coding sequence TTGTTCAAGGTAATCAGGAAACGGGACGGGCGTGAAGTGCCCTTTGATGACGCCAAAATTACCGACGCTATTTTTAAAGCGGCCCGGGCAGTGGGTGGAGAAGACCGGCAAACTGCCATGGAACTCACCATTGATGTGCTGAAAATGTTAAAGAAGAAATATAACGGCACTACTTTCGGCGTGGAGGATGTGCAGGACGTGGTGGAAAAGGTGCTCATTGAAGCAGGCCACGCCAGAACAGCCAAGGCATATATACTTTACCGGGACAAGCGTACGCGTATCAGGGACGCCAAAAGCGATTTAATGGATGTGGTGGAGGAGATACTGGAGGAGACCAGCAAGGAAAATGCTAACATAAGCAATTCTCCTTCAGCTAAAATGCTTCAAATAGCCAGCGCGGCCAGCAAGAAATATTACCTCACCCGGCTGATTCCCGAAGAATTTTCCCAGGCCCACCAGAGGGGCGACATTCATATCCACGATCTGGATTTTTACGGCAAGACCCTCACCTGCGTGCAAATCCCACTGGGGCGGCTTTTAGCCGAGGGGTTTGACAACGGGCACGGTTATATCCGCCCGCCCAAGCGGCCCAACTCGGCCACGGCGCTGGCGGCCATTATTTTGCAGAGTTCCCAGAACGACATGCACGGCGGGCAATCCTTTGCTTTTTTTGATAGAGATATTGCCCCTTATGTGGAAAATGCCAGCGACGATGAAACCTACCAGGCCATGGAAGCACTGGTGTATAATCTTAACTCCATGCACAGCCGGGCCGGGGCGCAGGTTCCATTTTCATCCATAAATGTGGGCACCGAGACTTCCGAGGCGGCTCGCAAGGTAACCAGAAATCTGATTCTAGCCTATGAAGCCGGGCTGGGCCGGGGGGAGAATCCCATATTCCCCAATATCATATTCCGGGTTCAGGAGGGGGTTAACTTTAACCCCGGTGATCCCAACTATGATTTGTTCAAGCTGGCTCTGCGGGTGGCGGCCAAGCGCCTCAACCCCACCTTCAGTTTTATGGACTCCAGCTTCAACAAAGAATGGGGCGATCAGGTAAGTTATATGGGCTGCCGCACCAGGGTGATGGCCAATCGCCGGGGACCGGCGGTTACTGACGGGCGGGGTAACCTCTCATTTACCACCATTAACCTGCCCCGGGTGGCTATCCAGGCCGAGCGAGATATGGATAAATTTTTCCGCGATTTGGACAGGCTGGTGAACCTGGCCATTCGCCAGCTGTACCACCGTTTTGAAGTGCAGGCCAAATTAAAGGTTAAGGATATGCCCTTTGTGATGGGACAGGGGCTTTACTTGAATTCCCAGGGACTGAAGGATTGTGACCCCATTCGGGATGCCATTGTTAATGGTACTTTATCAGTTGGTTTTATTGGTTTGGCCGAGACGCTGACCGCTTTGACGGGCAGGCACCATGGCGAGGACAAGGAATCCCAGAAGTTGGGCGAGCAAATTGTGGCCCACTTGCGGCGCCGTATTGACGAGGCTTGCGAAGAATATGATCTCAACTTCACGCTGCTGGCCACCCCCGCGGAAGGCCTGAGCGGCCGGTTTATTGCCATGGATCGTAAAGATTACGGTATTATTCCGGGGGTGACCAATAAGGAGTATTACACCAACTCTTTTCATATACCAGTCAGTTTCCCCATTTCCAGTTTCGATAAAATCAGCCTGGAAGGGGTTTACCACAAATATTGCAATGCCGGGCACATCAGTTATGTGGAAATGGCCTCTCCGCCGGTGCATAACCCCGAGGCGATGGAAACTATTATTAGACACATGAAGGAAAGCGACATGGGTTATGCCGCAGTGAATTTTCCGGTGGACTTTTGCACGGGCTGCAACACTATCGGGGTAATTAACGAGGATGCTTGTCCCCGCTGCGGGTCCACAGCCATTCGGCGGGTGCGCCGTATTACAGGCTACCTCAGTACTGTGGACCGGTTCAATGACAGTAAGGTAGCCGAACTGCGCGACCGCATCGTACACAATTTTTAA
- the nrdR gene encoding transcriptional regulator NrdR, translating into MRCPYCGTSESRVLDSRPAEEGNAVRRRRECARCSKRFTTYERVDELPLMVVKKDGRREFFSRQKLLAGLITACQKRPISTGRLEQMAGEIERDLKSTMEREVPSSDIGEQVMVRLRDLDEVAYVRFVSVYREFKDVQGFMREIEQLIKKKN; encoded by the coding sequence ATGCGATGCCCCTATTGCGGCACTTCTGAAAGCCGGGTGTTGGATTCCCGGCCTGCGGAGGAAGGTAATGCGGTGCGCAGGCGCAGGGAATGTGCCCGGTGCAGTAAGCGGTTTACCACTTACGAGCGGGTGGACGAGCTGCCGCTGATGGTGGTAAAAAAAGATGGCCGGCGGGAATTCTTTAGCCGGCAAAAGCTGCTGGCCGGGCTGATCACGGCCTGTCAAAAACGCCCCATATCCACCGGCCGGTTGGAGCAAATGGCCGGTGAAATTGAACGGGACTTAAAAAGCACCATGGAAAGGGAAGTGCCCAGCAGTGATATCGGCGAACAAGTTATGGTCCGGTTGCGGGATTTGGATGAGGTGGCTTATGTACGCTTTGTTTCGGTGTACCGTGAATTCAAAGATGTGCAGGGTTTTATGCGGGAAATCGAGCAACTGATTAAAAAGAAAAATTAG
- a CDS encoding YlmC/YmxH family sporulation protein, translating to MVKISDLRAREVINIADGRRLGPIKDIDINLEEGRINAIILPGHGGGAGRFMGFIGREEELVVPWQKIKKIGVDVILVDLSFSLPGAEMHGGIKNKW from the coding sequence ATGGTTAAAATCTCCGATTTACGCGCGCGGGAAGTGATCAATATAGCGGACGGGCGCCGTCTCGGTCCCATAAAGGATATAGATATCAATTTGGAGGAAGGACGCATCAATGCCATTATCCTGCCCGGGCACGGCGGTGGTGCTGGAAGGTTCATGGGCTTTATCGGTCGTGAAGAGGAATTGGTGGTGCCCTGGCAAAAAATAAAAAAAATTGGCGTTGATGTGATTTTGGTGGACCTGTCCTTTAGCTTACCCGGTGCCGAAATGCACGGTGGCATAAAAAATAAGTGGTAA
- the sigG gene encoding RNA polymerase sporulation sigma factor SigG — protein MLVNKVEICGVNTSKLPVLSSAKMKELFIALQNGYYPARDQLINGNLRLVLSVIQRFTNRGEYVDDLFQVGCIGLMKAIDNFDLSQNVKFSTYAVPMIIGEIRRYLRDNNPIRVSRSLRDVAYKALQVRDSLVNKHSREPSINEIASEMKMPREEVVFALDAIQEPISLFEPIFHDGGDPIFVMDQISDEKNLDLTWLEGIAIRDALRKLSDREKLILTLRFYEGKTQMEVAEEIGISQAQVSRLEKAALHHMRKHV, from the coding sequence ATGCTGGTCAATAAAGTTGAGATTTGCGGCGTAAACACATCCAAACTCCCGGTACTGTCCAGTGCCAAGATGAAAGAATTGTTTATTGCACTGCAAAACGGCTATTACCCGGCCCGCGACCAGTTGATCAATGGCAACTTGCGGCTGGTGCTCAGTGTGATTCAACGATTCACCAACCGGGGTGAATATGTGGATGATCTGTTCCAGGTGGGCTGCATTGGTTTGATGAAAGCCATCGATAACTTTGACCTCTCCCAAAATGTTAAATTTTCCACCTATGCAGTACCGATGATCATCGGTGAAATTAGAAGATATTTAAGGGACAACAATCCCATCCGGGTGAGCCGTTCCCTGCGGGATGTGGCTTACAAGGCACTTCAGGTACGTGATTCCCTGGTCAACAAACATTCCCGGGAACCGTCCATCAATGAAATTGCCAGTGAGATGAAGATGCCCCGGGAGGAAGTTGTTTTTGCCCTGGACGCCATTCAAGAACCCATTTCTTTATTCGAACCCATCTTTCATGACGGCGGAGACCCCATCTTTGTTATGGACCAAATCAGTGACGAAAAAAATTTGGATTTAACCTGGCTGGAGGGTATTGCCATCAGGGATGCGCTGCGCAAACTTAGTGATCGTGAAAAATTGATTCTAACCTTGAGGTTTTACGAAGGCAAAACTCAAATGGAGGTAGCCGAGGAAATCGGTATTTCCCAGGCCCAGGTTTCGCGCCTGGAAAAGGCTGCACTGCACCATATGCGCAAACATGTGTGA